From the Helianthus annuus cultivar XRQ/B chromosome 17, HanXRQr2.0-SUNRISE, whole genome shotgun sequence genome, the window tgtggtcataataaacaattatgttgatttggttttcattcatttacgcacttatacatttatgcttccgcttaatactttggttttggtttaacttttcaaacgatacatttctttcaattgggtattttaatacattttaacttgtgtttgatatgattggtggctctttgttggatcgttgcgcctccaatagggacataccctaggtggtaatttgggggtgtgacaataactttgaaaaattagtttggagtattgtaaaacaattgataaaaagagaatgactcacattgcagatttagtactgacagaatatgattttatccctgttaacctaatttcacaataatgcacacaaaacagagttagtgatcaatacagcagttacgataatttcccgagatcaaatactcgcaatgaatgaccaagtgcaatacttcaactcatttatcaaaatgacaaacgacaaagtatagtacttcaactcattatcgaattatcgacaacgacaaagtacaatgcttcaactcatttatcggattaccgacaaacgacaaagcatagcccaatgtgggcggcacttagacattctttgggtatattgatcccggaaactgaatcgtaatagcgattgagtaattaccctgttctgcggcagcgattcgatattagtgtgtgtgtgttggactgtttctgtgataacttgatctacgtaactcggatttacgtcgttccaaagacagaattcaagtcccaaccccctctatttatacccgaaatttgacaccgtcgcgtagcgcgaggggtaccccctataggtgtcgcgctacgcgagtggtaacctatgttcatagggtagctacgtgtgtaactaggcttgctgtgttgacagtttcgttaatttcgaattttacacagagttatgaggataatcgttggctagggtttatccccccctgagttttaggggccctgatcctgattctgattgttctggaaatttttgggtttgcgtagaatcacttgggtgtctcaattagggtttccttaatagctaattaccatcctaattattaattttaatgagagttgttacagataGTCAACCTCATGTTTTTTGTTAAGGTAAGTAATTTACAGTGGGACCATATATAAGATGAACTCAACGAAGCATTAACAATTTCTTGCCTACTTCCGTTTGGAATAACAGGAAGAATTTGCCTAAAATCACCACCAAACACAATTACTTTACCTCCAAATAAAACATCCGATTGAGAATTGCTTTTGTCAACCAAAACATCTTTAAATGTTCGGTCTAAAGCTTCAAACACATGCCTATGTACCATGGGTGCTTCATCCCATATAATTAACCTAGTATGCTTAAGCAAGTAGGCTACATCACCATCAGCCCTTATGTGACACATGGAACTCTCATCTAAATTTATGGGAATGTGAAATCTAGAATGTGCCGTTCTACCTCTTGACATTAGCAAAGAAGCAATACCACTCGAAGCAACATTTAGTATGATCTGTTCTCTAGACCTAACGGATAAAGCTAAAGTCTTCCAGAGAAATGTCTTACCTGTTCCACCATATCCATATACAAAAAATACACCTCCTTTTCCATCTTCAACTGCTGTCATAATTTGATTATAAATGGACAGTTGTTCGTCAGTCAATGAAGATTTAAGAGTATGTAACTCACTCTGAAGCTGCGGAATATCAAAAGATAATTCTTCGTCAACCAAACGATTGTTTCCAACAGCAAAGGAATCGTAATCAGGATAAGGAATTGTCGGCCATCGTGTCAAAGAGGAACCATTTCGAATCAGgtacttttcaatctcaaccaatGTCTGATTCTTCAACCTCTCATCAGACATTACAAGTTCTgtaaagataaaaaataaaataaagattaaGAATGTGAATAAAATGTATCTGAATAATGTTATGGGTAATATATTAAAGAAACCTTTGTTTTTTGTTGATCTTCTTCTATTGTATAAGATGTCATCGCCCAATAATTTCCATGTTTGTTCAAATACATATTCAGGTCTTGACAATGTGTTTGACAACAACAAAGTAACAAAAAGTGCACGAGTATAACGACCATCACCCGCAAAATTGGCTTCCTTAATTGCTTCAATGTACTCCATGTCATCATCTAACAAACCCATAGCATAACACGCGTCCCTGAAAGTTGGAAACACCTGACCATCAACAGTTCTAATCTCTTCAAACGATTTGGGTCCTTTGACTTTGTTTAGGAGAATTCTAAGAAAATACGGTTCACCCACAGCAGGGGAAACAGAATGAATCCGTCCGATCTGTAACAGCTTTCTTTTACGGGGTTTCCATACTCTATCTGTTAACTTCCAACAGAATTTAGTAGGAAACTCAACATAGGTAAGTTTCCGTGCATCTTCATTATTTCTGTTCATCTCAAACCACTTTAGAAAAATCGAAGAAGAAACTGATGGCTTATCCAAAACTTCTTGTATATCGTCCTCGGCTCCAAATACAACATTTTGTTGACCTTCAAGATGAAAAGGAAGTCTCATAACTGGAGGAAACCTGAAGTGAACCTCATTTGCAAATATCCTCCAAGAAGCTTCACATGCTGAAACGTACCTACAATCATAATACGCTTTGATCTCATCCTTTGTTGTTTTTTCATTTTCTGTACCGTCTCGGTTTAACACTACAAGAGAAGCTCTATCTGCGCCTTTATTAATGTACTTGAACAAATATTTAATAGAACCAGCTTGATTGCACCATTCAACATTAATGTGAGCTTGGTATCTTTTCAAAAGAACCGGACTATAAGGAACAACACTTACGTTGTCTAATTGAACGTTGGACTTTATAACAGTGTTTCCATTGTCTCTTCTTCTATATACAGGGAAACCGTCAGCATCAGTGGTGGTCTTAGGGTTGAATTTTTTCGGATAGTTTTTTGAACATCTACTATCAACCATACAAGGACAAGTCGGATTTGCATTTCCACATGGACCATGAATCATGAAATCAGTCACAAGTGCATATAGGCTTGGATCTTCTCTCTTATCAGGTATCTCAGCAGAAATGAATTTGTCAAGATGATCAACGGACAAAATTTTGGATTCCGGTTTCAAAAAAATGCAAATGTGAGCATGAGGCAATCCACGTTTTTGAAATTCCACAGTATAAACGGCTACATTAAAAAATGATATTTAGTAAATggttaaaaataaattataaatatttatggtattataaaaaaatataaaaagtataattatACCTGCACTTAATTCTCCAAATATTTTTTTGTCCTTCGGATCCTTTGTAAGTGAATCGAGCTTTATTTTAAACAATCTACACAAAATGTCTGGCCTGTCTTCAGGTTTAATTGAAGTATTTCTCAGGTAACGTTTAATCTCTGGCCACTTCGGATTACATGTAACGGTAATAAAAAAATCGGGATATCCAAACCATTTACATATAGCCATAGCATCTAAATAGTTTTGTTGCATATAGCGAGATCCACCGGTAAAAGAAGATGGTAATAAAAAACGTATACCAGTATTTGATAGATCATCTTTTCCTTCGTTTTTCAAGTTTTGAAGATTTGAATATGTTTCAGACCTAAGATGTTTCTGTTGAAAACGAATATAATTAAGCCTTTCACTCTCAATCATGGTATATGCATCTACCAAAAATTGTTGAAACAATCTCCGAGCATTTAAAATTAGAGAAAAGGCAGATGATCGATCTTGAATTCTATAAGCAAAGAATTCTCTCATTGTACACTTGGGTCGAATTTTCTTTAACGTACGTATACCATCCCTATGAGGAATGTCTATTCTATATCCATCATCACCATTAGGAAAAAGGATTGGATACTGAAGTGCTAGATATGATGGATGAAGTTCACTGATTCGTTGAAGACCTTCAGTGTGAGACTCAACAACAATATCACGATAATCAATTATTTTATGTAGATCACCAACTATCAATGCAGCAACTTCTGAAGTTGAGGGCAAGTTGTAAGTACGACCGTCAAGATCTCTTTTGTAAATGAGACGAAGCTTGAAATTTTCATTAGGATTCTCATTGAAGTGGTT encodes:
- the LOC110924495 gene encoding uncharacterized protein LOC110924495, producing MLKKTIVCVLVSKRNDVYMEMLNKRRLENTPLSDITLVPESIKSTLGRTPLSNITNGTNDSVPLLCNSNALLAAHRRKMRKIYLDNRRTKSNKRRSAPSGRGSSKIVNNSQFIDEENYNPNLPSSSNSFQTLRNFTSLTTTTPLSGITTGVTIVTFTGAITFNNQLTHTPSSSQFSIVSNIVTQNSNNILRSSSTLTKLKSGKQKVLPKKRIEPIPMVDLTSDDDNENLHSIEDPYKGVSTDYLDHGNQILRCEMCHSLLWSDEGGKGRITLGKLTYSLCCGYGKVELPDLKEPTSVYKDLFGNSNEKSKYFLKNIRRYNSMFSFTSMGGKVVWYLHLGKIQSSPSFIFTILIMKFQIGKRLFSESTNKSDSHLKQLDIQLIKFLKDFLDHNNELVKSYRIARNHFNENPNENFKLRLIYKRDLDGRTYNLPSTSEVAALIVGDLHKIIDYRDIVVESHTEGLQRISELHPSYLALQYPILFPNGDDGYRIDIPHRDGIRTLKKIRPKCTMREFFAYRIQDRSSAFSLILNARRLFQQFLVDAYTMIESERLNYIRFQQKHLRSETYSNLQNLKNEGKDDLSNTGIRFLLPSSFTGGSRYMQQNYLDAMAICKWFGYPDFFITVTCNPKWPEIKRYLRNTSIKPEDRPDILCRLFKIKLDSLTKDPKDKKIFGELSAAVYTVEFQKRGLPHAHICIFLKPESKILSVDHLDKFISAEIPDKREDPSLYALVTDFMIHGPCGNANPTCPCMVDSRCSKNYPKKFNPKTTTDADGFPVYRRRDNGNTVIKSNVQLDNVSVVPYSPVLLKRYQAHINVEWCNQAGSIKYLFKYINKGADRASLVVLNRDGTENEKTTKDEIKAYYDCRYVSACEASWRIFANEVHFRFPPVMRLPFHLEGQQNVVFGAEDDIQEVLDKPSVSSSIFLKWFEMNRNNEDARKLTYVEFPTKFCWKLTDRVWKPRKRKLLQIGRIHSVSPAVGEPYFLRILLNKVKGPKSFEEIRTVDGQVFPTFRDACYAMGLLDDDMEYIEAIKEANFAGDGRYTRALFVTLLLSNTLSRPEYVFEQTWKLLGDDILYNRRRSTKNKELVMSDERLKNQTLVEIEKYLIRNGSSLTRWPTIPYPDYDSFAVGNNRLVDEELSFDIPQLQSELHTLKSSLTDEQLSIYNQIMTAVEDGKGGVFFVYGYGGTGKTFLWKTLALSVRSREQIILNVASSGIASLLMSRGRTAHSRFHIPINLDESSMCHIRADGDVAYLLKHTRLIIWDEAPMVHRHVFEALDRTFKDVLVDKSNSQSDVLFGGKVIVFGGDFRQILPVIPNGSRQEIVNASLSSSYIWSHCKLLTLTKNMRLTICNNSH